The Pseudomonas sp. HOU2 DNA window GGGCAAGGGCGTGATCCTGATGGCTGCGCACTTCACCACCCTGGAAATCGGCGCGGCGCTGCTCGGTCAGCAGCACACCATCGATGGCATGTACCGCGAGCACAAGAACCCGTTGTTCGACTTCGTCCAGCGTCGGGGCCGTGAGCGGCACAATCTCGATTCGCTGGCGGTGGAGCGTGACGACGTGCGTGGCATGCTCAAGCTGCTGCGTTCGGGCCGGGCGATCTGGTACGCACCGGATCAGGACTATGGCGCCAAGCAAAGCATCTTCGTGCCGCTGTTCGGCATTCAGGCAGCGACCGTGACCGCGACCACCAAATTCGCCCGCTTGGGTAAAGCGTTGGTGGTGCCGTTCACTCAGGAGCGTCTGGCGGACGGCAGCGGTTACCGGCTGGTGATCCATCCGCCGCTGGAAGACTTCCCGGGCGAGACCGAAGAGGCCGACTGCATCCGCATCAACCAATGGGTGGAAAGTGCATTGCGCGCCTGCCCTGAGCAATACTTGTGGGCGCACCGCCGCTTCAAGAGCCGTCCACCGGGCGAGCCGAAGCTTTACCCGAAACGGCGCGGCTGATTCACTCACCCTTTCAAGCACCATGGAGCGTTGCGATGAGCCCAGCTGAACCGGTCACAGGTTTGATTCTTTCCGGCGGCGGGGCTCGGGCGGCGTATCAGGTGGGGGTGCTGGCGGCGATTGCCGAATTGCTGCCGCTGGGTGCGGACAACCCGTTTCCGGTGATCGTCGGCACCTCGGCCGGGGCGATCAACGCGGTCAGCCTCG harbors:
- a CDS encoding lipid A biosynthesis lauroyl acyltransferase, with translation MDRPRFRRAYLSPRFWPLWCGLGLLWLVVQLPYAVLLTIGRILGALMYRVAGDRRRIAKRNLELCFPEKSAAERKRLLKENFASTGIAFFEMAMSWWWSRERLAKLAHVEGLEHLQNAQREGKGVILMAAHFTTLEIGAALLGQQHTIDGMYREHKNPLFDFVQRRGRERHNLDSLAVERDDVRGMLKLLRSGRAIWYAPDQDYGAKQSIFVPLFGIQAATVTATTKFARLGKALVVPFTQERLADGSGYRLVIHPPLEDFPGETEEADCIRINQWVESALRACPEQYLWAHRRFKSRPPGEPKLYPKRRG